The genomic DNA GTACACGATAGTTTTACATTATTGGGTGggacaaaaatcataaaaacagggagaagggggaagaaaaaaagtgAGAGAAAGTGAGAAGCAGGGAAGGGACTGAACATGGAAGCAGCATGTTCAGGGCCCGGTGTCCGGCTTGACACACTTGGGAGTTAAGTCCACTTTACTGGCCGTCACTGCGGGTCCGCACACAGTACAGAGTGTTTCTCGGTTTCACACATTCACTAGAACTATTGCTATTGCTAAATAGCCCCAGGGTGCTGGGGCATgtacagggaggggaggggaggggaggagagcagaggggaggggaagggagggggacaggaagaggaagggactTCTTTACCCCTCTCCATtttaactagaagaaaaaaacagcaaaaattctttttcttttttggctttccaTCCAGAAGGACCTCATCTCTGCATCTCTTATTTGAGGAgtaagaggaagaagggagagattAGGGAAAGAGGATGTAGGTGTTGCCAAGGGTAGAGTCAACATCAGCACTGTGACTTGAGCCCACCCAGGGCAGCCATCAGCAGGTGTACACGGCAGGTTTCGTCAGGAAGGTTGGAGAAGACACAAGGTGGTCCCCACCTTCCTTGCCTCACAGGTTGGCCTGTTTTCCCTGATAAAATTCCTCCCAACGGCTCTCAAAGAAGCGGCGCATGATGTGCCCAGCCTTGCCCACTTCAGAGTCGTCCTCATTGAAGGTCTGGCAGTTGTCAAAAACCAGAAGGGCATCAGCTGCAAACTCCTCTGAGCTAGTATACCTGGGCCAAGGGAGAAGGGGGTTGTGAGCTGTTAAGggctgagaaaaagaaagagaatcagaAATAGAGCAACATCTTCTTACCCTCCCCGGAGTAGCCGTTCTCGCATGGTGGAAAAATCCATAGGGTTCTTGATGACTCGCCGGTACCCACTCACCAGGCGAGGGTTCACAGGCTCCAAAAAAGGCCAGGCTGCGTCATGGGACTCCATCTCCATTAGGATGATCCTATCAGTACAGGAAGCACACGCTGACTCCTCCCAGCCCTTCTGGCACAcacagagccagccagccagtcagtcCCATAATTCACTAACTCACTCGCAAAATGTGAGATCACTGTGGTGGCTTCTCATTGAAAATCGCCGTCTCTTGGAGGGAGACAGGCCGTCTTCTGAGCACTGAGACACTGCTGGACTTTCTCGGTTCCTTGACAGCACCCGCCGTCGGCGGCTGTCACCCTCTGGGAAGTTCAGTGGAAAACTGCTTTTCCGCTTCTGGCCTCGTTTTGGAAAACCAGGCCTCTGAGAGAATTCTTCCTCTACCTGCTGAGGATAGACACAGGTAAGAGCAGCAGTGCGGCTCTGTGGGCTTGACCTACAAGGAACTGTGACTTCAAATGTTCACCCATAGGCCAGTATGTGACTTCATTCAGGTAACCAATGCGAGGGGAGGGGCAGTAAAAATGATAATTATTAGTGTTTTATAGAAAGGAGGACTCAACCCAAACACTGTCAAGGCTCATCCCAAGGAGAGCCTGAAGGTTGTGAGACTGgtggtttaataaaaaaaaaaggggggggggctggagagatggcttagaggttaagagcaccgactgctcttccagaggttctgagttcaattcccagcaaccacatggtagctcacaaccatcatccattatgagatctggtgccctcttctggtgtgcagatatagacggaagcagaatgttgtatacatagcaaataaataaaatctttattaaaaaaaaaaaaaaaaaaggatcaaaaagaaaatctctgaCTCAAACAGTAGAAACCTCCTTACCTGGGCCAAACAGACAGTACAGAACCAGTCTCCTTCTGGAACAGCCTCCATCTTGGGCCGATGACAGTAAATGTGGCAGCCACGGTCACACCCATCACAAAGCAGGAGAAACTCATCATTGTCACCCTTCCGGCAGACGAGGCATGTCTAGACCAAAGTTGTGAGGAGGGAGATGGAATCCTTACACCTTTCCCTAAGGAGGACCCCACCCCACACTCACCAAGCCAACTGTCTTTGTTTCCAGGCTTTTTCAGACTCTTACCACTTTGTTGACAGACTTCTCCCATGCGATGGACCTTTCCAGCTGGCCCATGCACAAGCACACTTGGGCTGCACTACGGCACCTCTCAAGTGTCTGCCTCCAGACACGAACACGAGGGGTAATCTCATATGATCTGGAGAGGAAATCTAGAATGAGTAACAGGAAGGCTTTTGTCTTCTCTCCCCCAGGCCCAGAGACAGGCAGCAGGAGTCACTCACATCTCAGTAGTGGTGCCATCAGGGGCACCGTTGGGTGCACTTAGCAAGGCCTTCTCTACTACCACCTCATGGGTTGCCCAGAGAGGCTCCCGCAAGTAACGCCGTTCCACATTCTGTTCCAGTGCAGCCAGTCGCATCACAGCAAGGTCCAGGGGGTTGGTGTTTTGCCGCTGAGGTACTGCACCTTCCCTGCCCCGTCCTCTCCAAGGGATATCCTCCTGAGAGTCAGGCAGATGCTCACAGTAGGCCAAGTCTTCTCGGGTAGAGTCTGGGCTAGGGCACGTCCAGCCCTTCCAGTGGGAAAGAGGAATAAAACACATTGTAAAGGGAAGTACTTTGTGTCAGGAGGAAGAAACCAAAGGCTTTTCCTGACACCCCCCTCTAGCTGAGTGTAGTGGGGTTCATGTCTACAATCTGGGCACCTGGACAGCTGGGGCAGGAAGAATGCCTTAAATCCCAGGCCAGTCTGACTAGAGAGGGCACAGATGTTAAGAGTGCAtgtgggctgctcttccaggggaccagggttcaattcccagcacccataacatggggctcataactgtctgtaaggCTCAGTTCCAGAGATCTGACACTTCTGgtctgagggcactgcacacagCAGCAAGCACAGATACCCTACCCAGTGCTAACCCCAGTGTACCCGAATCTGCAGGTCAGACAGGACAACCCTCTGCTCCAGCTCTTCTACCCACTGAAGCACAGCTAGGTCTGTCTCATAAGTCTTCTCTTTGGGGGACCAGCTCATAAATCCTTCCTCCATGGCAGGCGGCTTATGGGGCTCAAAGATgggatctgggaagagagagaacagagcaGAGTCCACTAGGGCCCGTGCATGGCAGCTCCTCTGGCTCAGGCTGGCCAAGGTCTCTTTATTTACCAGTTAAGGGCTGTAAGCAAACTTCCCGCAAAAAGTCCTTGTGCTTGCTAAGGTGTTTGTGAAGTGCCTTCTCCCTGATGCCTCGGGGATGTAGTGCCTTGAGCATGACATCCAGTGTCTCAGGATCTCGGATCCACCACCAGCCAGAGCACATCTCTGTATACAGAGGGTATGTATATGGGCAGGGAGCCACAAAGGAAACTGCTATCACCTCCATGCTCACCCCATCCTAGCCAGGCTCGCTCACCAGGGGGGATAGGCTGGGCTGTCAGCTGGATTAAGTAATGCTGTTCCACCTGCTTGAAGAACTTGCTAGGAGGTCTTCCTCTCCGTTTTGGTTGTCCCAGCCCTGTGGGACTCTGTGGCATTTCTTCAGAGTCTCCTGATGGTCTCTTAGTGCCCCCTCCAGGCAGGTGGGTAGAAGAGAATTGTCCTGGAGAACAGGGATTGGCAGCACCGGGTATACTCATCTGGAAATAAGGagacatgaagaaatgaagataCTTTACGTCTACACGTTACCTAACTTCAGGTTACAGCCTCACAGACAGACGTGGAAGCCTGGGGCAAGACAAAGCAGACTGATTTGACTACTTACTGGCTTAGAAGAGGCAGGCAGCTGGAGGGAGGGGGTAGGCTGGTCCTCAGAAATGGCAGGAGGTGGTGTAGGGGCAGCATCGCAGGGTATCTGGGCTGAGAAGTTAAACCAGGGTCCTTGAGGATCAGGGCAAGACTCTGCCTCATCAGGCTCTGGCTCCTCCAAGGACTGGGATGGAGCGGAGTCTAATTTCCCTGGGCTGCTATCAGGCGTGAGCACTGAGCTGCTCAACAGGGAGTTGTGGCTCTGAGTCTGGCTCAGCCAAGACAGGAAGGCGGACTGGCTGAGGTCATGCTGGCTCTGACCCAGAGACAGAGGGGAGCCTTCTGGCTCTAGAAACCCATTATCTGATGGGGGATGGGACTGAAGATGGGGCTGGGTGGATGCCTGAATCTGCAGATGGGACTGAGATTCTGGCTGAACTTGAATCTGGGCTTGTTCTAAATCATGTTCCCTAAGAGCAGACTTAGAGTGCCTAGGCTGCATAGACCCAGGCTTAGATTTTCGAGGTCGGCCTCGTGCGCGGGCAGGAGAAGCAGGGGTGTCGGGGCCAGTTAACTCTCTCTTTGTAGAGACTAGAGCGGGGCAGGGTGTTGAAGTGACTGCTTCCGTCAAGTATTCAGCTTCCTGCTTCATTCCATCTTCAGTAACTGTAGAGAGAAACAAGGAACTGAAGACGTGGCTGTGTAAGAATGTTTTGCTCTAATTTGCTCTAACAGATGACTAGCCAAAGCATAATCTTAAACTACTTTACTAAGAAACAACTATACAGATTAAACACCCAagttctgaggcagggttttgctGCACAGTTgagtctggtctggaactctagATGATCTTGACTCAGCCTTCCAAGCACTGTGTCAGTCTTCATCAGCATGCTCAGTTCAGTCCTGTTTTTGTGCTTGGGATCAACCCCCAGGACACTGTGCTAACCCTGCCTCCCAGCTACATCTCAACTCTGTTAAGTACCAAATAAGAGCATCAGCACATTTTAATTCCCTCTCTCCCGACCTCTCCactcccgagacagggtttctctgtggagactcagagatccacctgcctctgcctcctgagtactgggattaaaggtgtatgtatgtgtatacaggtacctgtggaggccatagGCACTGGATTCcttgaagttacaggtggttgtgagccatgtggcatgggtgctgggaatgcaacccaggtcctttggaagagcaatgcctgctcttaaccactgtgccctGTCATCAGCTCCAATTCTCAGCTGTCTTATGATGTATATTTACTACCGATATGGCTACAGTTTACAGACAAACAAGTTGAAGAAGCATGTAGCTGGCAAGCAGTTTTACTCTAGAGCCTGTGCTCTTAATAAACTCCATCGTACCATAAAATTAAAGCTCAAGAGTACTgggcagaagaaaacaaagtgttTGAACTCAGATAAACCTACCTATGCTCTCCTCTGATCCTTCCACAAAGATACCAGCCAGACATGGCAATACCCAGTAATGGCGTTTATAGCGGTCCTGACCCAAAGAGACTGCCCGAAGCATCTGGGATGAGTGAAGCAGCTTTTTTCTAAAGAAGAGGTGACGCTGGGTAGGAATTGGAAAACGAAGATGAATAAAGAGATTTCAGGCATAGTATGATGATTTTAATATAGGGAGAGAACTGAGGCTTATCAGCTTCCCTATGTAATAAATACAATCTAAAGAAGGGGACACAACAGTTCTTGCCCAACCCCATTTCCAACTTTTGGGAGGTTAAAAACACAGTACCTTACTGAGTTTTTCTATCTGGCGCTCTAACTCTGGAATGCTGGATGCTGCAATATCAACCTGTGCAGAAACAGACAGGACATTGAGAAGGGGAGTTACTGATCCAAGAAAGAAGCCCCACCTTCCTTTCGCTGGGTCCTTACCTCTCCATCCCTTCGAGCCCTACGGCCATGGACAGCTGCTAtggtttcctcctcttcctcctcttctatgCCACTGGTTTCTTCCATGATCCGAGAACTGCGCCTCCGTCCCAGGCCTTCTTCTGGCCCTTCCATCATAACTTCTGGCCGACCCGTTCGCTTGGCCAGAGCAGTTTtcagtcttgaaaaacagagattGGGGGAGATTCTGGTGAAGAACATAATGCCAAGAAAGAAACACCTGGCGTGTACATGTTCCAGAGTCCTGACAAGGTGCCAACCAAAGAAGGGCATCACATCCCGGCAACATCCTCGAGATGCCTCACTATCTCTCTGGATTCTACTCTCTCCCATTCCTACCTTCGGAGTCGGCCTTCAACAATCCATTTGTTTTTCCTGTAGTTAGACATATTCTCCAGGGTCTTGTCAATCTCACTGCAGAGGAACAGGGGATGATttttgagggaaaaaagaaagataaagtaTTACAAGGGGCTACACAGACAAGACCAATGACAAAGGAAGGCTTACATTCTCCCAGGGAAGGGACTGAGACTCTAGCCTAGTCATTCCAGTATCCTCAGAGAAGAGCAATGGACACTTTACCTGGGGACTTCTGGAATGCtaagcccctcccccactcaaATCCTACACAAAGCACAGGATTaatcagccccccacccccatcccaagtCCCTCACTTGATGATGGTGGTAGAGCCATTGAGCTCATGCACAAGGAAAGCTAGGACAGCAGCCTTCTGTTGGGGTGGCTGTGCCTGAAAAGGCTGGGTGCGCAGTCTGTCACAGAAGGCCGGCTCCACTCTATATGCCATGAGGAAGCAGCGGAGTATCTCAGACACATTGTCTCTGGTCAGTGGGATCTCGGACACCTTCTCCCCCAAGATCTTTAGGGACTATTTGAAAGAAAGCATAATGGGAATGAGAAGGTTAAGTAGGAACAACTCAAGTTGGGTGAACCTGAGAGAAAAACGACAGGGTTAAGAGAATGAggtcaatgagatggctcagaggacagCATGCcaatgagttcagttcccagcacccacacagtggaggGAGACACTCTGaccacagatatgcacacacacacacacacatatatacacaagctgtcctctaaacaaacacacacagagagagagagagagagagagagagagagagagagagagagagagagagagagagagagagaataaatgtaactttaaacaatttagagctggagagatagctatGGCTCTTGAAAGGACACAGCTTTGGTCCTCAAATCCCATTACATGGGATCCAACCCCAACCCCATCTTCTGGTCTCAGGGGGCACCAGctacacacatgatacacataacatacatgcaggcaaacactcatccatataagataaaaatgaattaaaaaaaaaaaaaaaaaaagccccagctggcctggaacttgctatgcagagcAGGCTCCAATAgggctgtctgcctctgcctcccaggctcGAAGACTAAAAGTGTGTCGTCATGTACCCAGCTAAAAGAAATTTTTgtggaaaaaggaggaaaagaatgaaaactgcCAGgacatggggctggaaagatggctggcCCAGccattaggagcactggctgctcttccggaggaccaggttcaaggttcagttcccagcaaccacatggtggctcacaattgtctgtaactccaattaaaGGAGATCACAGCCTTTTTCTGGTCCTTATGGGTACCATGCACACAAACtggcagacaaaacacacatacacataaaataatgaaaattaggAAAAACGTCTACAACTAGGAAAAGGTGCGAAGTAAGAACATCAGATGAAGCAGTGCAAGGAAATGTCACAAACAAGCCAGAAACAGAAGGGGCCACACCCCAACTTCTCTGGGTTCTTTCTGAGGAAGCGGGGctttttaaatgttctcaaagagaaagcaaagaaagctaACTCAGGTCCAGGAAAGCTCACCTGACAGTAGGAGGGCAGACCGGGATCATGGAGTGCAGCCTTCAGGAGCCGAACCAGCAGGTCTTGCACTTTGCCCAAGCTGTCACCTTGACATAAGAGTCCCTCCTGCAGGACTCCAAGACTAGGAACATCTTTGGTAAGGTCAAAGCCTAGCACTTTGCCAAAACTGTGCAGGAACTCCACGATGGTCAAGCAGTCTGAGAAAGCCTTACTGGACAATGTCAAACCAGGGATGCGTGTGTAATCAGGCAGGGGCTGGTGGTCAGGCAGACACATGTCCTCTGTGGGCTTCTTCATCTCCTCTAAAATAGCCTGCTGTCTCTGTCGCTCCTCCAGACGCCTCTGTGTGGCCAGGGTCTTCTCTGCTTTACAGGCTGGCTTGGCTTTGGCCACCTCTTCCTTTACCTTcacttttgccttttctttcttttcccttttcactttttccttcagtttttcctGCTTTGTCTTCATCTTCTCTTTATCAACCTACCCACCCAGGAGAAAGGACCAAGTGTCACAGATACCTGTCTAGCCAtgcctgatcttttttttttttttttttttttttaaacattcatttatttattatgtatctacAGTGTTCGGTCTGGATGTGtccctccaggccagaagagggcaccagatctcattatagatggttgtgacccaccatatggtttctgggaattgaactcaggacttctgagaGACCAGCCaaaaagtgttcttaaccactgagccatctttccagccccaccaTGCCTGATCTTAGTCCCTCCCAAAACTGATATAGGTGTGTTTGGAAAATCTCTGTGGTGGCTTCAAAATCAGACTTGAGAGATGGGAATTTAGCTCTGAGGTACtatgtttgtctagcatgcacaataCAACCTGGAAAAAGGAATTAAACTTGGGAAATATATTCATCATATATATACCTTGAGTTTCTTCTTAGTGTCCTTCTGCTTTAAGCTCTTGGCATCTTGTCTCCTCTTGTTTCTGGCCTGTAACCACAAGGGAAGTCATTTCTCCTCAAACCCTGAAAACATCTCTGCTTGGGCAAGGATTCAAAACAGAAAAGGGTGCTTGGGAGGAGAGGTGAGAGATGGGATGCTGAGAGACTGGAGAGGTGAGAGATGGATgtggagggactggagaggtagGAGATGGGATGCTGAGGGATGGCAATGGATTGATTCTCTCACCTTGCAGACCCTGTTTCTAAATCAAGCCCAGGAAATCCCAGTGTGCTGCTACACTGATGTGTGCTGTAGAAAAACTTGCCCACTGCTGTCCCTGCTCACCTGCCCTTGAACAGGAGGCTGACTCTCTCCCCGTTGTCCCTTCTGTCTTATCTTCTTTTTGCTCTTAGTCATCTTTGCTTTATCTTCCTCACTCGGTGTTTCTGTAAGGCAGGAAGGAGattgaaagaagtcaggcagAGCACACACTTGGCTCCCATAGCAGC from Cricetulus griseus strain 17A/GY chromosome 1 unlocalized genomic scaffold, alternate assembly CriGri-PICRH-1.0 chr1_0, whole genome shotgun sequence includes the following:
- the Baz2a gene encoding bromodomain adjacent to zinc finger domain protein 2A isoform X2, producing MEMETNDHFNFTGLPPAPAASGLKPSPSSGEGLYTNGSPMNFPQQGKSLNGDVNVNGLSTVSHTTTSGILNSAPHASSTSHLHHPNVAYDCLWNYSQYPPANSGNNLKDPPLLSQFPGGQYPLNGILGGGRQPSSPSHNTNLRAGNQEFWANGTQSPMGLNFDSQELYDSFPDQNFEVMPNGPPSFFTSPQTSPMLGSSIQTFAPSQDVGNGIHPDEATEKELPSVVAENNTGLVGSLELEEEQPELKMCGYNGSVSSVESLHQEVSVLVPDPSVSCLDDPSHLPDQLEDTPILTEDSLEPFDSLAPEPVSGGLYGIDDTELMGAEDKLPLEDSPVISALDCPSLNNATAFSLLADDSQTSASLFVSPTSPPVLGESVLQDNSFDLNNGSDSEQEEMEPECSDFSRPQTELAPDQPPTIELHPAASPAASSLVPPAVFPAASSAPSPSLPAASLTAPVTSPHACPAPSPTATFQTVSPANEDVSRVPETTSAGLGEITGEAVTVSGSGDVLKRRIATPEEVRLPLQHGWRREVRIKKGGHRWQGETWYYGPCGKRMKQFPEVIKYLSRNVVHSVRREHFSFSPRMPVGDFFEERDTPEGLQWVQLSAEEIPSRIQAITGKRGRPRNNEKAKNKDIPKVKRGRGRPPKIKIPELLNKTDNRLPKKLETQETPSEEDKAKMTKSKKKIRQKGQRGESQPPVQGQARNKRRQDAKSLKQKDTKKKLKVDKEKMKTKQEKLKEKVKREKKEKAKVKVKEEVAKAKPACKAEKTLATQRRLEERQRQQAILEEMKKPTEDMCLPDHQPLPDYTRIPGLTLSSKAFSDCLTIVEFLHSFGKVLGFDLTKDVPSLGVLQEGLLCQGDSLGKVQDLLVRLLKAALHDPGLPSYCQSLKILGEKVSEIPLTRDNVSEILRCFLMAYRVEPAFCDRLRTQPFQAQPPQQKAAVLAFLVHELNGSTTIINEIDKTLENMSNYRKNKWIVEGRLRRLKTALAKRTGRPEVMMEGPEEGLGRRRSSRIMEETSGIEEEEEEETIAAVHGRRARRDGEVDIAASSIPELERQIEKLSKRHLFFRKKLLHSSQMLRAVSLGQDRYKRHYWVLPCLAGIFVEGSEESIVTEDGMKQEAEYLTEAVTSTPCPALVSTKRELTGPDTPASPARARGRPRKSKPGSMQPRHSKSALREHDLEQAQIQVQPESQSHLQIQASTQPHLQSHPPSDNGFLEPEGSPLSLGQSQHDLSQSAFLSWLSQTQSHNSLLSSSVLTPDSSPGKLDSAPSQSLEEPEPDEAESCPDPQGPWFNFSAQIPCDAAPTPPPAISEDQPTPSLQLPASSKPMSIPGAANPCSPGQFSSTHLPGGGTKRPSGDSEEMPQSPTGLGQPKRRGRPPSKFFKQVEQHYLIQLTAQPIPPEMCSGWWWIRDPETLDVMLKALHPRGIREKALHKHLSKHKDFLREVCLQPLTDPIFEPHKPPAMEEGFMSWSPKEKTYETDLAVLQWVEELEQRVVLSDLQIRGWTCPSPDSTREDLAYCEHLPDSQEDIPWRGRGREGAVPQRQNTNPLDLAVMRLAALEQNVERRYLREPLWATHEVVVEKALLSAPNGAPDGTTTEISYEITPRVRVWRQTLERCRSAAQVCLCMGQLERSIAWEKSVNKVTCLVCRKGDNDEFLLLCDGCDRGCHIYCHRPKMEAVPEGDWFCTVCLAQQVEEEFSQRPGFPKRGQKRKSSFPLNFPEGDSRRRRVLSRNRESPAVSQCSEDGLSPSKRRRFSMRSHHSDLTFCEIILMEMESHDAAWPFLEPVNPRLVSGYRRVIKNPMDFSTMRERLLRGGYTSSEEFAADALLVFDNCQTFNEDDSEVGKAGHIMRRFFESRWEEFYQGKQANL
- the Baz2a gene encoding bromodomain adjacent to zinc finger domain protein 2A isoform X1, translating into METNDHFNFTGLPPAPAASGLKPSPSSGEGLYTNGSPMNFPQQGKSLNGDVNVNGLSTVSHTTTSGILNSAPHASSTSHLHHPNVAYDCLWNYSQYPPANSGNNLKDPPLLSQFPGGQYPLNGILGGGRQPSSPSHNTNLRAGNQEFWANGTQSPMGLNFDSQELYDSFPDQNFEVMPNGPPSFFTSPQTSPMLGSSIQTFAPSQDVGNGIHPDEATEKELPSVVAENNTGLVGSLELEEEQPELKMCGYNGSVSSVESLHQEVSVLVPDPSVSCLDDPSHLPDQLEDTPILTEDSLEPFDSLAPEPVSGGLYGIDDTELMGAEDKLPLEDSPVISALDCPSLNNATAFSLLADDSQTSASLFVSPTSPPVLGESVLQDNSFDLNNGSDSEQEEMEPECSDFSRPQTELAPDQPPTIELHPAASPAASSLVPPAVFPAASSAPSPSLPAASLTAPVTSPHACPAPSPTATFQTVSPANEDVSRVPETTSAGLGEITGEAVTVSGSGDVLKRRIATPEEVRLPLQHGWRREVRIKKGGHRWQGETWYYGPCGKRMKQFPEVIKYLSRNVVHSVRREHFSFSPRMPVGDFFEERDTPEGLQWVQLSAEEIPSRIQAITGKRGRPRNNEKAKNKDIPKVKRGRGRPPKIKIPELLNKTDNRLPKKLETQETPSEEDKAKMTKSKKKIRQKGQRGESQPPVQGQARNKRRQDAKSLKQKDTKKKLKVDKEKMKTKQEKLKEKVKREKKEKAKVKVKEEVAKAKPACKAEKTLATQRRLEERQRQQAILEEMKKPTEDMCLPDHQPLPDYTRIPGLTLSSKAFSDCLTIVEFLHSFGKVLGFDLTKDVPSLGVLQEGLLCQGDSLGKVQDLLVRLLKAALHDPGLPSYCQSLKILGEKVSEIPLTRDNVSEILRCFLMAYRVEPAFCDRLRTQPFQAQPPQQKAAVLAFLVHELNGSTTIINEIDKTLENMSNYRKNKWIVEGRLRRLKTALAKRTGRPEVMMEGPEEGLGRRRSSRIMEETSGIEEEEEEETIAAVHGRRARRDGEVDIAASSIPELERQIEKLSKRHLFFRKKLLHSSQMLRAVSLGQDRYKRHYWVLPCLAGIFVEGSEESIVTEDGMKQEAEYLTEAVTSTPCPALVSTKRELTGPDTPASPARARGRPRKSKPGSMQPRHSKSALREHDLEQAQIQVQPESQSHLQIQASTQPHLQSHPPSDNGFLEPEGSPLSLGQSQHDLSQSAFLSWLSQTQSHNSLLSSSVLTPDSSPGKLDSAPSQSLEEPEPDEAESCPDPQGPWFNFSAQIPCDAAPTPPPAISEDQPTPSLQLPASSKPMSIPGAANPCSPGQFSSTHLPGGGTKRPSGDSEEMPQSPTGLGQPKRRGRPPSKFFKQVEQHYLIQLTAQPIPPEMCSGWWWIRDPETLDVMLKALHPRGIREKALHKHLSKHKDFLREVCLQPLTDPIFEPHKPPAMEEGFMSWSPKEKTYETDLAVLQWVEELEQRVVLSDLQIRGWTCPSPDSTREDLAYCEHLPDSQEDIPWRGRGREGAVPQRQNTNPLDLAVMRLAALEQNVERRYLREPLWATHEVVVEKALLSAPNGAPDGTTTEISYEITPRVRVWRQTLERCRSAAQVCLCMGQLERSIAWEKSVNKVTCLVCRKGDNDEFLLLCDGCDRGCHIYCHRPKMEAVPEGDWFCTVCLAQVEEEFSQRPGFPKRGQKRKSSFPLNFPEGDSRRRRVLSRNRESPAVSQCSEDGLSPSKRRRFSMRSHHSDLTFCEIILMEMESHDAAWPFLEPVNPRLVSGYRRVIKNPMDFSTMRERLLRGGYTSSEEFAADALLVFDNCQTFNEDDSEVGKAGHIMRRFFESRWEEFYQGKQANL
- the Baz2a gene encoding bromodomain adjacent to zinc finger domain protein 2A isoform X3, which encodes METNDHFNFTGLPPAPAASGLKPSPSSGEGLYTNGSPMNFPQQGKSLNGDVNVNGLSTVSHTTTSGILNSAPHASSTSHLHHPNVAYDCLWNYSQYPPANSGNNLKDPPLLSQFPGGQYPLNGILGGGRQPSSPSHNTNLRAGNQEFWANGTQSPMGLNFDSQELYDSFPDQNFEVMPNGPPSFFTSPQTSPMLGSSIQTFAPSQDVGNGIHPDEATEKELPSVVAENNTGLVGSLELEEEQPELKMCGYNGSVSSVESLHQEVSVLVPDPSVSCLDDPSHLPDQLEDTPILTEDSLEPFDSLAPEPVSGGLYGIDDTELMGAEDKLPLEDSPVISALDCPSLNNATAFSLLADDSQTSASLFVSPTSPPVLGESVLQDNSFDLNNGSDSEQEEMEPECSDFSRPQTELAPDQPPTIELHPAASPAASSLVPPAVFPAASSAPSPSLPAASLTAPVTSPHACPAPSPTATFQTVSPANEDVSRVPETTSAGLGEITGEAVTVSGSGDVLKRRIATPEEVRLPLQHGWRREVRIKKGGHRWQGETWYYGPCGKRMKQFPEVIKYLSRNVVHSVRREHFSFSPRMPVGDFFEERDTPEGLQWVQLSAEEIPSRIQAITGKRGRPRNNEKAKNKDIPKVKRGRGRPPKIKIPELLNKTDNRLPKKLETQETPSEEDKAKMTKSKKKIRQKGQRGESQPPVQGQARNKRRQDAKSLKQKDTKKKLKVDKEKMKTKQEKLKEKVKREKKEKAKVKVKEEVAKAKPACKAEKTLATQRRLEERQRQQAILEEMKKPTEDMCLPDHQPLPDYTRIPGLTLSSKAFSDCLTIVEFLHSFGKVLGFDLTKDVPSLGVLQEGLLCQGDSLGKVQDLLVRLLKAALHDPGLPSYCQSLKILGEKVSEIPLTRDNVSEILRCFLMAYRVEPAFCDRLRTQPFQAQPPQQKAAVLAFLVHELNGSTTIINEIDKTLENMSNYRKNKWIVEGRLRRLKTALAKRTGRPEVMMEGPEEGLGRRRSSRIMEETSGIEEEEEEETIAAVHGRRARRDGEVDIAASSIPELERQIEKLSKRHLFFRKKLLHSSQMLRAVSLGQDRYKRHYWVLPCLAGIFVEGSEESIVTEDGMKQEAEYLTEAVTSTPCPALVSTKRELTGPDTPASPARARGRPRKSKPGSMQPRHSKSALREHDLEQAQIQVQPESQSHLQIQASTQPHLQSHPPSDNGFLEPEGSPLSLGQSQHDLSQSAFLSWLSQTQSHNSLLSSSVLTPDSSPGKLDSAPSQSLEEPEPDEAESCPDPQGPWFNFSAQIPCDAAPTPPPAISEDQPTPSLQLPASSKPMSIPGAANPCSPGQFSSTHLPGGGTKRPSGDSEEMPQSPTGLGQPKRRGRPPSKFFKQVEQHYLIQLTAQPIPPEMCSGWWWIRDPETLDVMLKALHPRGIREKALHKHLSKHKDFLREVCLQPLTDPIFEPHKPPAMEEGFMSWSPKEKTYETDLAVLQWVEELEQRVVLSDLQIRGWTCPSPDSTREDLAYCEHLPDSQEDIPWRGRGREGAVPQRQNTNPLDLAVMRLAALEQNVERRYLREPLWATHEVVVEKALLSAPNGAPDGTTTEISYEITPRVRVWRQTLERCRSAAQVCLCMGQLERSIAWEKSVNKVTCLVCRKGDNDEFLLLCDGCDRGCHIYCHRPKMEAVPEGDWFCTVCLAQQVEEEFSQRPGFPKRGQKRKSSFPLNFPEGDSRRRRVLSRNRESPAVSQCSEDGLSPSKRRRFSMRSHHSDLTFCEIILMEMESHDAAWPFLEPVNPRLVSGYRRVIKNPMDFSTMRERLLRGGYTSSEEFAADALLVFDNCQTFNEDDSEVGKAGHIMRRFFESRWEEFYQGKQANL